The Halobacillus amylolyticus nucleotide sequence GATAATGGCATCGACTGTGACTTTTCTTATCAGGATGCTTATGTATACGGCGAGACTTCACAATCAAAGAGAGAAATAGAAGAAGAAGCAAAGGCTTATGAGAGATTAGGCATAGATGGCGGCTTAATAAAGGAGACTCCTCTTCCCTTCCCAGTTGCTTCTGCTGTTAAGATAAACGATCAAGCACAATTTCATCCATACTTGAGGTTCTTAGTTCATGACCTTATAAAAAGAAACACCCCTATCTTTGAAAATACTAGAGCAGTGGATGTCGAAAAAGATAGACAGCCTAAAGTAACCACACAGGAGGGGTATTCCGTTACTTCTGATCATGTGGTCATGGCTACACATTTTCCTTTTAAAGATTTAGAGAATTTATATTTTGCCCGTCTTCATGTGGAACGTTCCTATTCTATTGCTGTCGAGCCAGCTAAAAAGATCCCTGAGGAAATGTATTTGAGTGCAGACCAACCCAAACGTTCTCTGCGCTATACAGTAAACGACCTAGGAGAGCCACTCCTTTTAGTTGGTGGCAATGGTCATACTAGCGGCCAGGTTGAGGATACGCTAGTTCATTATAGAAACTTACGCTCGTTTGCACATCATCATTTTACGGTTGAGGAAATATCTTACCGATGGTCAGCCCAAGATCTAAGCACGATGGATATGGTGCCTTATATCGGGCCAATTACTGAAAAGCAATCAAACATTTATGTGGCTACAGGTTTCGCAAAATGGGGAATGACGAATGGGACCATTGCCGCAAGATTGATTAGTGACTTGATCAATCAAAAGGATAACCCTTACACAGACCTGTTTTCCCCCTCCCGCTTTCATCTCAAGCAAGATATGAAGAATCTCACCAAAGAAAACGCCGATGTAGCTAAAGAGTTTGTAAAAGGAAAACTAAATAGACAAAATAAAAAACTAGAAGAACTCGACCACGACGAAGGCGCAGTGGTCCATCACAACGGGAAAAGAGCTGGTGCCTATAAAGATTCAGCCGGCAACCTCAGCCTTGTCGATACGGCATGTACGCATATGGGATGTGAGCTTTCATGGAACACAGCAGAGAGGTCATGGGATTGTCCCTGTCATGGGTCAAGGTTTACTACAGGGGGCAAAGTCATAGAGGGCCCTGCAACTAAACCTTTGAAAAAGTTATCGGAATAATAAACCTCCATAAAAATTATTACGTGGAGCTTATAATCCCCCTAAACTGGATAATTTCATTTAATAATCAAGAACTCTCTATTTTAAAAAACTCCATATTAAGGATATTTCTACGTTTAGTTTGGTCTCTCTCACGGGAATCAGCTTTGTAAGGACAATCCCACTCATACCCCTATTCCCTTCTTCGTAATGATGTGATCGACTAGAAGAGGAATGTAAGTGGAAACCAAATTTTTTAAACAGGAGGAGAGACACGCTGGGTCATGTAAAAGCACTTTCGATCAAAGGAATTATGACACTTGTAGTCCTGTATGTAATCCTTAGTTTAGGGTTTGGAATTTCTTTTATTAACACACTCATTTTAACTATCGTCTTAGGCGCTGCTTCCTATGTTCTTGGGGATCTCTATATTTTACCTAAAACCAATAACATTACAGCTACTATGGCAGACTTTGGAGTTACGTTCTTAATTATCTGGTTACTTGGGATAGCTCTAACAGGTATGGAACTGGGAACAATGGCAGGAGCAGCAGCTATTACAGCGGTAGTCATCGCGCTAGGTGAATATTTCTTCCATTTTTATATTTCAAAAAAACTCTTGGCGCCAACAAAAGATTAAGAACTTCATATAGTCATTAAAAATGCGTGGTGTAGCTCCTAACAGGGGCTACACCTTTTTTAAATAAACCCACTAAAGAAGTTTTTCTTTCTGATAAATACAAAATACCCCTTAATTATCCAATGAAAATTCTTCAAAAAATGCTATTTTTAATTAACTGTTCATAGTTGAACCTAAGAATCATTCCCCAAATGCGTCCGTTCTTTAAAGCATAGGAATGATTTAACTAATTATATTCAAGCTGCGCCAAGTGTTAATAAACACTCTCCCTTTGTGGGAATTATCCCCTTAGCTTTTCACAGCATATAGCTGAATAAGAACTATTTTACAAGCTAAAGCTAAAACAAGGATAGTTTTCGGGGGATTGTTATGAGTGAAACAAAGCTTTATCACAAAATTTATGAACAAAAGGAACAGCTTAGCAGCCTAATAACTGAGCATTGGAACCTGTACTCAGGTATAGATACATGGTACTTTTGGTTTAATATAGCGAGTGTTTTGATCCCACTCCTCGTCCTATACTTCAAAATAGACAAGACTAGACTATTCGAAATTTGCTTCTTTGGTTACACAACACATATATTATGGTCATATGCAGATAGCGCTTTAAATCAAAGTAATTACCTCGTTCATCCGCACAGCCTCACCCATTTGTTCCCGGTTGGTGTTAACGTTACGGCTGTTTTATTCCCCGTTACATTTATGCTGTTATATCAGTATTGTATGAATAGGGAAAAAAACTTCTACATTCATGCTATTATTTTATCCCTTATTTTTGCATACGGATTTGGCGGACTATCTGATGCTGTAAATTTGTTGAAAATGCATAAGAATATGAACCTAACCTATTTATTCTTGATTGATATAGCTGTTGTCTTCATTGCTCTTTGGATGACGAAACTTTTCCGCAAATTTAAGGGAATGAAAATAAAAGCGTAAGTTCCTCTGTATGGAGATCCTATACAAGGAAGTACTAATAGAAAAACATCATGCCTTTCATATTATAATTTATTAAGGAGAACCTATCTAATACAAAATAAGTTGAAGGTGGGTACCCAATGGAGACAGAACATAATATAAGGCTAACATCAGCAGAAATGTCCTATCTATGGACTACTTATCAGGCCGACACCATGTCTATTTGTATGGTTAATCATTTTCTTCAGCATATTGATGATATGGAAATTAAAAGGGTTGCAACACATGCTTTAGACATATCACAGCAGCATGTTGAGATTATAAGACAAATTTTTACGGATGAAGCCATTCAAATACCTCAAGCCTTTGGTGATCAAGATGTAAATTTAAAGGCAAAACGTCTTTTTTCAGACGATTTTTATTTACAATATATTAAACATATGTCTAAAGGGGGGCTAGCTACTTTTTCTAGGGCATTGCCCAATATCTATCGTCAAGATATTCTTTCCTTTTTTTCAAAATGCATGACATCAACTATGGAATTGAATAATGAGGTAACCCAACTGCTTTTAGAAAAAGGAATAGCTGTTAGACCACCATATATTCCAAGTCCGAAGGGTGTCGACTTTGTTCAAAAGCAATCCTTTATGTTAGAAGGGCTGGGAAATGGCCGTGCACTGACAGGGATTGAAATTTCAGACCTATATTCAAACATTCAAACGAATCAATTAGGTGTAGCTTTAGCAACCGGATTTAGTCAAGTGGTTGAGTCAAATAAAGTGCGTAAATATATCTTAAGGGGAAAGGACATAGCGTTAAAACACATAAAAGTATTTAGTGATTATTTAAGCTATAATTCACTACCAGTTCCTACATCATTAGCACAGGGAATTACCGAGTCTAAAGAATCTCCCTTTTCAGATAAATTAATAATGTACCACTTCAGCCTTATGATGTATTCGGGGATTGGCAACTATGGAGTAGCTATTTCCGAAAGTCAAAAAAGTGACTTAGCTATTGACTATTCGCGTTTACTAACAGAAACACTAAAATATGCAGAAGACGGTGTAAATATAATGATTGCAAACAAATGGTTAGAAAAGCCGCCAACTGCTTCTAATCGAAAAGACTTGGCAAAAGATTAAAAATGTATAATCATGAGATATCTAAAAGCTATTGCCTTTAGGCTCGCATAATATATTTTTTCTTACTTTAAAGAGGTTCTTTTTCATATTCATCTAATTAAAATTAAAAAGTATCTGGGGAAGAACTCACTTCTTTGACCAGGTACTTTTAATAAAAAAATCCATTAATACTTCTTGAAGAATGCTATACCACGTTATTGCAATAAGCATAGGCTTTGTCTTCTTGAATTGTTGCGCCCATTAGTGTTTACCTTCACAAACCCTAATTTTGAAAGACCAAATCAGCTTTCCTCTTCGGAGTTTCTATCTCCATATAATATTCCTCTGCCTTCCAGTATCTATTTCTAAATTTTTTTAAGTTTCTCTGTGTGACATTACTTTCACGATTAAACCTCTTATCTCTTGGACAATCCAAATAAACCATATAATTCTAGAACATTCTCCACTCCCTGCGTTGCAAAAATACCCCTTCAATTATCATTAGACAAGTATCCGGTATTTTAACTACTTCTGTTTTTTGTGTATCGGAGTGATTATCGTAAGTCAGTAGAGGTAATTCCTGGCCGTCTTCAGTTTCTTAAACAAATTATCTTTTAACCACTCCACATCCCATTGTAAATGGTAATACTCATACCACTCTTCAAATCCAGTATTATAACGTCTTTTTCTATCCACAATGTAGTCATCTATATGAAGAATACAAACCGTAACGTTATTTTCTTGTAGAAACTGATTAACCTCTTTGGCAAATGTTGTTTTACCTGAACGGCTTAACCCGTCTATCCCAAGAACAAGTTTTTGACCTCTCTCAACTTTTGGAATTTCTTTAAATATAGTAAGTATCTCATTTTTCAAAACAGTGCCCCCTCCCCTAAAAGTTTTATGATATAGTTTATTGTTCCTGTGTCATCCGTCTATATAAAATTGATCTAAAGAAAATGTATTTTTTTACTATGTAACCTATCCAATCTAATTCCTCTTAACTATCATACTATGAAAGTATAGAAAGGGGGTATCTTATGTGTTATTACGATCCTTGTAAAAAGAAAGAGTATTATTATGGTCCTTGTGACTATTATGATCCTTGTAAAAAGAAAGATGATTGTTATGATCCTTGTGACTATTATGATCCTTGTAAAAAGAAAAATAAGAAGAAATATTGTTGCTGTTGCTGCAGGTATTATTAAGGAAAGCTTCTATAATCTAAAAGGGGTATAGTAACGATTTCCGATCTATCCGACCATTTTAGCCAATTCCGCCGGTAACACTAGTTATCGGCGGAATTTTTAGATAATGTAGTTATAGACAAACTCGCTGTAACAAGATTTGTCATTAAGTCTAGTTTCCCAGTAGGAGTCCATGAGCACTTCCTGTACTCTCACTACGCCCTCCTAACACCCAATATCCATTATTGATACACCCTTCTACATTAAATTCTAAGATTTCATCCATATCTACTTCCCTTAAAACCAATTTAAAAAAGTACCTGGAGGAAGAACTCACCTCTTCCTCCAGGTACTTTCACATCTTTTTAAATAATTATGAGACTTTCACCCAGTGTGCGGCTTCATTGCTTGACGGAGAAGGGGGAAGCTGCTCTCCTTCCTCTATCTTGACTTCCGTGTCATCTTGATTAGAAGAACCGCCGCTGACTAAACTCTTAACCTTGTACTTGCCGCTTTCTGGTGCTTTTTCACCTGTTTTGTACGTCTGATTATTTGTAGCCATCTTACTCCACCTCCGCTATAAATTTTAGAAAAGAAATAGGCTTATTTTCTTTTCTACAGAACTTGTTCCCAGTACTCAAGTGATTAAACGCATTTAATCCTAAGTTTACTATTTGTAAAAAACTTGTAACTGTATTGTAGTGTTCTGAACTATATTAAAAAGAGACTGACTATAGTTAAAGGTCAGTCTCTTTGATCTATTATTCATCTAGTGGAGGCGTTCCCTGTACATAGGAAGGTGCTAGGAGGGTTAATTCATTCCCATTTCGGGGGCAAGCACTGGCAACAAAAATAGCTTGATTTCTCTGAATAAGAAACCAAGCTTATATTTATATTTTCATAAAAAATGACTAGTCGCTTGGAAGAGAAAATGTGACTGTTCATAGTTATAGGAGATTTTCGAAAAGTCAAATGGTTGGCCATTGGTTAAATGAAAAATGGTTTCAACGTAAATTTTAGGATCCCCTTCTTGCAAGCCTAAATACTCCGCTTCTTCCTCTTTAAGTTTGTCAGCGCGAAGATATAAATCTGAAAAACCTACCTTCAATCCTAATCCTTCACTAATATAATTAAATATGGAGTCAGAGATAATTTCCTTATTCAAATAGGTGACGATGGATTTATTGTAAAACGATTCTTCTAAACATAATGTTTGCCCATTAATATATCGAACCCTCTTTACATAATAGACATCGTCATCGAGGTCAATATTTAAATTATGAGCCGCTTCTTTTGTTGGTTTCCTCACTTCTAATTCAATCGCTTCAGACGTTAAATGATTGCCCTCAAGCTCCTTTTTAAACCCTTGATTTGAAAATAAACTAATGTATCCTTTTCTCTTATGCCTTCTAACAAAAATTCCACTACCTCTGACTTGATAGACGACCCCTTTTCTCTCTAATAGATCTAAAGACTTAGTAATCGTACTCTTACTTGCTTCAAACTGAGTCATTAAAGTTTCTAATATTGGCAGCTTATCTCCTTGTTGAAGTTCGTTATCTTCAATATACTTTTCAATTTCATCTGAGATTTCCTGATACTTTAACATAAACATTCCTCTTTACTTTATTTATCCACTACAATATCAGAATTATATCATAAACCTTTCAGGAGCTCATCCTATAAAATTGTGCAATAACAATACAATTGTTTAGGTATTGATTAATTGTACCGATACAATTATAATGTAAGCGTATTAAAAA carries:
- a CDS encoding FAD-dependent oxidoreductase, giving the protein MSHIPNTSNSLWRDLQVDTFPALSEDRQADVTVIGAGITGITTAYLLTKQGYNVILLEAGKIMEGTTGYTTAKITSQHGLIYAHLLKTIGEKKSKLYYQANQEALTLIDEIRTDNGIDCDFSYQDAYVYGETSQSKREIEEEAKAYERLGIDGGLIKETPLPFPVASAVKINDQAQFHPYLRFLVHDLIKRNTPIFENTRAVDVEKDRQPKVTTQEGYSVTSDHVVMATHFPFKDLENLYFARLHVERSYSIAVEPAKKIPEEMYLSADQPKRSLRYTVNDLGEPLLLVGGNGHTSGQVEDTLVHYRNLRSFAHHHFTVEEISYRWSAQDLSTMDMVPYIGPITEKQSNIYVATGFAKWGMTNGTIAARLISDLINQKDNPYTDLFSPSRFHLKQDMKNLTKENADVAKEFVKGKLNRQNKKLEELDHDEGAVVHHNGKRAGAYKDSAGNLSLVDTACTHMGCELSWNTAERSWDCPCHGSRFTTGGKVIEGPATKPLKKLSE
- a CDS encoding DUF2512 family protein produces the protein MGHVKALSIKGIMTLVVLYVILSLGFGISFINTLILTIVLGAASYVLGDLYILPKTNNITATMADFGVTFLIIWLLGIALTGMELGTMAGAAAITAVVIALGEYFFHFYISKKLLAPTKD
- a CDS encoding DUF3231 family protein — translated: METEHNIRLTSAEMSYLWTTYQADTMSICMVNHFLQHIDDMEIKRVATHALDISQQHVEIIRQIFTDEAIQIPQAFGDQDVNLKAKRLFSDDFYLQYIKHMSKGGLATFSRALPNIYRQDILSFFSKCMTSTMELNNEVTQLLLEKGIAVRPPYIPSPKGVDFVQKQSFMLEGLGNGRALTGIEISDLYSNIQTNQLGVALATGFSQVVESNKVRKYILRGKDIALKHIKVFSDYLSYNSLPVPTSLAQGITESKESPFSDKLIMYHFSLMMYSGIGNYGVAISESQKSDLAIDYSRLLTETLKYAEDGVNIMIANKWLEKPPTASNRKDLAKD
- a CDS encoding YjzC family protein, translating into MATNNQTYKTGEKAPESGKYKVKSLVSGGSSNQDDTEVKIEEGEQLPPSPSSNEAAHWVKVS
- a CDS encoding GntR family transcriptional regulator, giving the protein MLKYQEISDEIEKYIEDNELQQGDKLPILETLMTQFEASKSTITKSLDLLERKGVVYQVRGSGIFVRRHKRKGYISLFSNQGFKKELEGNHLTSEAIELEVRKPTKEAAHNLNIDLDDDVYYVKRVRYINGQTLCLEESFYNKSIVTYLNKEIISDSIFNYISEGLGLKVGFSDLYLRADKLKEEEAEYLGLQEGDPKIYVETIFHLTNGQPFDFSKISYNYEQSHFLFQATSHFL